A single region of the Solwaraspora sp. WMMD791 genome encodes:
- a CDS encoding ATP/GTP-binding protein — MAHRPMAGRVTSAKIVIAGGFGVGKTTLVGSVSEITPLTTEAIMTSAGVGVDDTRQVPGKTTTTVAMDFGRISIDRDLILYLFGTPGQTRFWFMWDELVRGAIGAVVLVDTRRLADCFAAIDFFEHRRLPYLVAINCFDGMQYHDPQDVRDALAISSDVPVVPCDARNRESTKHVLISLVEYVLTMRRQRAVAPA; from the coding sequence GTGACATCGGCGAAGATCGTGATCGCCGGTGGGTTCGGCGTCGGCAAGACGACGCTGGTCGGCTCGGTCTCGGAGATCACGCCACTGACCACCGAGGCGATCATGACCTCGGCTGGCGTGGGCGTCGATGACACGCGACAGGTGCCGGGCAAGACGACCACGACGGTCGCCATGGACTTCGGACGGATCTCGATCGACCGGGACCTCATCCTTTACCTGTTCGGCACGCCGGGCCAGACTCGTTTCTGGTTCATGTGGGACGAGCTGGTACGGGGAGCGATCGGTGCCGTCGTGCTCGTCGACACCCGTCGACTCGCCGACTGCTTCGCGGCGATCGACTTCTTCGAACACCGTCGGCTGCCCTACCTGGTGGCGATCAACTGCTTTGACGGCATGCAGTACCACGATCCGCAGGACGTGCGGGACGCGCTGGCGATCTCCAGCGACGTACCCGTCGTGCCCTGCGACGCGCGGAACCGCGAGTCGACGAAGCACGTGCTGATTTCGCTGGTCGAGTACGTGCTGACCATGCGTCGTCAGCGCGCTGTCGCGCCAGCCTGA